A genomic window from Rhea pennata isolate bPtePen1 chromosome 12, bPtePen1.pri, whole genome shotgun sequence includes:
- the KLHDC8B gene encoding kelch domain-containing protein 8B, giving the protein MAAAAAAFAWASFPAMPTRRVYCSAAHRDGQLFVLGGCGGSGRALGAAEVLDLQTQRWTTLPQLPTPRAGAAALAVGKQILVVGGVDASQSPLASVEVYNVDEGKWEKKAALAQPSMGISAVQRDGAVYALGGMGADTAPQALVRVYEPAKDRWQPLPSMPTPCYGASAFLQGNKIFVLGGRQGKLPVTAFEAFDLETRSWTRYPSVPSRRAFAGCAMAEGVVFSLGGLQQPGPHNFYSRPHFVNTVEMFDPAQGAWSKPSRAVRMREKRADFVAGCLGGRVVAVGGLGNQSCPLDSAEGFSLSRKKWEPLPPMPTGRCSCSSCPAPGLLFVIGGVAQGPSGAVEALRLREAP; this is encoded by the exons atggccgcggccgccgccgccttcgcGTGGGCCTCCTTCCCCGCCATGCCGACGCGGCGCGTCTACTGCAGCGCCGCGCACCGCGACGGGCAGCTCTTCGTGCTgggcggctgcggcggcagcgggcgcgcCTTGGGTGCCGCCGAGGTGCTCGACCTCCAGACCCAGCGCTGGACCACGCTCCCGCAGTTGCCCACGCCGCGGGCTGGCGCTGCCGCCCTCGCCGTGGGCAAGCAGATCCTCGTGGTGGGCGGCGTGGACGCCTCGCAGAGCCCCCTCGCCTCCGTGGAGGTCTACAACGTGGATGAGGGCAAGTGGGAGAAGAAGGCAGCCCTGGCGCAGCCATCCATGGGCATCTCCGCTGTCCAGCGAG ACGGCGCCGTCTACGCGCTGGGCGGGATGGGTGCGGACACAGCCCCGCAGGCGCTGGTCCGCGTGTACGAGCCGGCCAAGGACCGCTGGCAGCCCCTGCCCTCCATGCCCACCCCCTGCTACGGGGCCTCCGCCTTCCTGCAGGGCAACAAGATCTTCGTCTTGG GGGGCCGGCAGGGCAAGCTGCCCGTCACCGCCTTCGAGGCCTTTGACCTGGAGACGCGGAGCTGGACGCGCTACCCCAGCGTGCCCAGCCGCCGCGCCTTCGCCGGCTGCGCCATGGCCGAGGGGGTCGTCTTCAGCCTGGGGGGCCTGCAGCAGCCGGGGCCCCACAACTTCTACTCCCGGCCCCACTTCGTCAACACCGTGGAGATGTTCGACCCCGCGCAGG GCGCCTGGAGCAAGCCGAGCCGTGCCGTCCGCATGAGGGAGAAGAGAGCCGACTTTGTGGCCGGCTGCCTTGGAGGAAGAGTGGTGGCCGTGGGCGGCCTCG GCAACCAGTCGTGCCCGCTGGACTCGGCCGAAGGCTTCAGCCTCTCGCGCAAGAAGTGGGAGCCGCTGCCGCCCATGCCCACCGGCcgctgctcctgctccagctgcccggcgcccggccTCCTCTTCGTCATCGGCGGCGTGGCCCAGGGCCCCAGCGGCGCCGTGGAGGCCCTGCGCCTGCGCGAGGCGCCCTGA